The Anabaena sp. PCC 7108 region TACTTCGCGCAAGAAAGACCTGAATTTTTGGGGGTTAAAAAAGGTAGAATCTCCTTTTAAGTGAGCTTGTATACCTAAAGCGTGTATCGGCGTACCTTTCGACTTTAAACCTTCCAGTAGTCTCAAAACAGCAAGTCTCTTAGCGTCATCATCCCTGGAATCGTAATCTAAACCATACTCGTTATATACCAACAAAGCTTGAGGATCAGCCTTTGCTGCCATCTGAAAAGCAATATTGATGTAATCTGGACCCATAAGTTGCAGCCAGCGTGTATTACGCAAACCGTCAGTGCGGCCATCATTGATATGAATTGCCTCGTTGACGACATCCCACGAATGTATTTGTCCAGCATAACGCCCAACCACTGTTTGGATGTGTTGCTGCAAAATTTGTACAACATTACCACTATTTACATCTTGCCAAAACCATTTTGGTAAAGATTGCTCCCAAACTAAAGTATGTCCTCGTAACAACATACCGTGAGCTTGTGCAAACTTAGCTAAACTATCAGCATAAGTAAATTTAAAACTAGAGGCATTAGGGCGTAAACTAGTCCATTTTAGATCCCATTCCGGTACTAATATGGCACATTCTTCCACAAAATTAGCTATAAACTGTTTGTCAGATGACAGAGAATTAATTCTAACTGCTGCTCCATAAAATAATCCTTTAGCTGCTGCGCGTTCTTTTAATGAAGTTGTACCAATTACTGTGAATTTTCTATTTGGATTGTCGAGTGCTTCGATTTTTTTGCTCAAACATTTGGCTCGACCTAATGCTAAAGTTCCTATACCGAATAAACTCCCTAGTCCTAATTTTAAAATGTGTCGGCGCTTAAACATATATTTTCTATTCATTGTCCATATTATTTATTTAATTAGGACTTACGCAAGTGTCACACTAAAAATCTGTTGTAGGGTGCTTTACTACTGCATAAATCCTGCAAATAAACAGATTGTTGATATCTGACGCACCCTACCAATGTGCCAGTTGCGTAAATCCTGTTAATATTCAAGTTAATTATTTGATGTGATTATTAAATACCTCGGCTACACGATCCGCCATCGATTGCCAAGAATATTTACTTTGAATTAAGGAATAAGCATTCTCTACTAAAGGCTGATAATTTTGTAAATTAGTGACAGCTTCTTTGACAGTGTTAGCAAATTCTTCAACAGCGTAACCCGTAACTAAAAGATGTTCCTGGTGGCGAAATTCCTCTAAACCCCTAAGTCCTTCCCATGTAGAAATAACTAATTTTTTTACAGCTAAATAATCTAGTGCTTTATTCCGCGCCCCACCAGCAACAGCAGTTTCAGGAAATGGCAATAAGCAAATATCAGTATGGACTAAATGAGCAATAAAATCACTACGACTTGGCAAAAAGCCAATAAATGTAATATTTTTAGGTAAAGATGAAATTAAGTCCTCTGCATTTCTGCCAATGACAACAAAGTGAATATCTTCAACTTGATATTGTAAATATTTAGCAATTTGTATAGTCATATCAACTGACATATCATTAGTAGGAAATTGATATGTTTTAGGAGCAATCACTACAGCAATTTTAGCCGGACGTAAATGTTCATAAGGATCAGGTGTAGAAATAAAAGGAGCTTGCAATAAATCTTCAGAAACTCCATTACCCACACTATAAATATTATGATTTAATCGAGTGGGATACCATTGAGGAATCATTTTCACAGTGGCAGCACTGGCAGCAATGATAGAACAATTAGCAAATAATAATACTCCTTGGGCAAGATAAGTTTTAATAAATTGTTTAAATTCCTGCAATTTATTAGTAGTAGTTGCCAACCGAGTCCAATATTCAAAAGCAGAAAGAGTATGAAAATCAAACACCAGTTGGCATTTTTTATATCTACTGAGGGTGACAGCAATTAAAGCTGCTATTCCTGGTAAAGTTTCTTGGGCATAGATAATATCAGGACTAAATTCTGTAATGTATTCTTGAATTTTGTGGACATAAGCTGATAAACTTCTTGAACCAACAGATGTAGATTTAGCATAATCAACACTGGCACAATTTAAACCCAATTGACATAAATCAAACTGTTTAGCTAGATATTGTCCAAGATAAAAAGGTCGAGTAAATGCACCGAATGGTTGGTCAGAATCGAGAGTAGAAACTATTAGTAATCGCATATTCAAGTAGTTTAATGTGAAAGATTATTGTGATCAATTTCCCTGAAATTCTTATTTCTCTGTGAACTCTGCGTCTCTGTGGTTAGTTATTCTTAATTAATTTTTAACTGCTTAGTCAAAAATTCTTGTAAGAAGAGTTTGAGAATAAACCAAGGTTCAACTAGATAGCGTTTCCAAAGTCTTTTTGGTTCACTCAACAAACGGTATAGCCATTCAAAACCCAAACGCCCCATCCAGCGAGGAGGAGTAGGTATTGCACCGGCCACATAATCTATACAAGCACCACTGGGAAGGATGACGTTCGCACAAATCTGTTCTAGATTATCGAGAATCCAGTTTTCTTGTCGAGGCATACCCATACCTACCATTAATATGTGCGGTTGGTAAGCTGTAATTTGTGACAAAATTTCCTGGTTTTCTGGACTCTCAGAATTAGAGTCAATGTAACCATGATTGGTTTTAATCTCTAAACCTGGAAATTTATCACGTAGGATATTAGCACCAGTTTCTGCTACTCCTGGTTTTGAGCCTAAGTAAAAAATCCGCCACTTTTGTTGATGAGCTTCTGTCATTAGCGTCCATACCCAGTCTGCATAGGTAACTCTATGTTCTCGTTGCAAAGGTAGTCCTAAACGCTGTCCTAGTAATACCAAGGCCATACCATCTATATGTGTGTAATCTGCTTTGGCATAAAAAGTCTGCATTTTTTTTTGGTGATGATATAGATACAGACTGTGTAAATTGTGGTTAGCAATTATCCATTTTTGATTTTGTTTTACAGCTGCCCCAATAAGCAAATTAAGTTCATTAATAGTCAATGCTTGGGCGTGAATACCTAAAAAATTATAGAAAGTTTTATCCATTAATTTTTCTCCGCGTAAATGTTGAAATAATCATTTCTATTAATGTCATATTAGTCATCGCTAAAGGTAGCAGAAGCTTGTAAGTTTTTGTAGCCAATAATGGCTCTAATGTAGGGTAAAAACCAGTAAAAATACCAGAATACTCCTGAATGTCTGCGGGTGAATATAGTCCAGGGACCAACTGGAAAGGCTTTGATTTGAGTTACTTTTTGCAGACGTTTATGGATGGGAAGTTTGCTATCTGCCCAACTATCACGAACTGAATTTTTGGAACAAGTACCGATGTATCCTGGGGCTGTCCAGACTGTGCAGCCAGATTTTTTCGCTCTGAGTCCGTAGTCAAGATCACCGAAAGTATGAACGAAAGCAGGATCTAAATTGCCGATTTTTTCAGTGACTAAATGAGAAATAAGTACGCAATTCCCATACATGGTGTCACACTGCTGGGGTTCTTCGCTGGGTGGCACAAACTCAAATTTGTTGGAGTACCAACGTTGGGATCGGACTGCACCACCATAGGTTGCTTTACCTGTGATGGGGTCTTGTGTAGAACCGACAATGATTGTATCTTGATAACCTTGTTGTGCTAGGTTTTGATAAATTTGCAGTAATTTGTTAATGGCATCGGGAGCAAGAACTGTATCATCGTTTAACCAGATGTAAAATTGGTAGTTGTGTTTGAGTGCTTCTGCAAATGCCAAGCGCATTCCTCCTCCCCAAAAAAGGCTGCCATTTCCTAGTAGTATATTGACTTCGGGATATGCAGATTGAACACTATTTGATGTGCCATCAGAACTACCATCATCAACTAAATAAACGTCTAGGGGAATATTTTGCTGATAGAGTGCGTGCAGACAAACCAGGGTTATTTCTCGTCTGTTGTAGCAAGTCATGATTACGGCAATATTTGCATTGTTCATTTACTTGATATCCTCTTTTACATTTGCTTATTTATTTGCTTATTTATTTTAGATATCTACATAGCTGGCTGATTGTTGCATAGCCGTCTATACCAAACAGCAGATGATAATGCTATGTAGACATAAAGAATCCAAAATATATTGCTTGGTGAGAGAATGGTAATAAGCTCTACTGTATTCAGAATGATTTTAATTAATAGCACCTGTAGCATCCAAAAACTTTCTAATGTCTTAGTAATTATGATGATTTTAATTAGTCTATTAAATAGATTAATAAGATTAATGATAAACAGCCCTAATCCTACAAATCCTAATTGCGTGAATAGGTCTACAAAACCATTGTGAGAGTGAAAGCGACTTACTTCGTTACCAACTGACAGAGAAGCCCATGAATTTTTCACTATATAATAAGCCTCATCGGAATACCAAAATGCAGCATAACCATATCCAAACCATCGTCGTTCTAAGGCTTTTTCTATAACTAATGTCCATACGGGAATTCGCCCATTTAATTCCATATCTTTACCTAGCAAGTCTACCAGTATAAACTCAAGGTTCAAGGAAATTATAGTTACAATACTGCTAAAAATTGTAGCAAAAATAAGTAGAGAAATTAGCCGTATGCCAGCAGATTGTTTCAATATTGTGAAAATAGGTAATACTAATAGAGAAAAAATAAATAATATTAAAGCTGTTTTACTCTGACTTTGTAAAATAAGTATTAAGCTAGAAACAAGTCCTAGGAATGCCAGCCATGTATTATATTTTTTGTCTAAAATCTTCATCAGAAAAACCAGTGATCCTATAGCCATGAACCTAGCTAGATATTGCTTGAAGGCATAAATTCCTTTCCAAGTTAGCTTACCGTTAACAACTCCAGTACCAAAAGAAGGTATGGCTATGCTGGCAGCAAAACTCGTAATTATTGATATACTTATGGTGGACGACAACAAACTGATGAGTTCTCTAGGTGAGTAACGACTAGCTAAATAAGCAGCAAAAAATGTGGTACGCAATAAGGATCTACTTTGGATTGAGGTGACATCGATTGCTTCAGACCATAAATTTGATAAGACAGCAATCATAACTAGAAGCAGCAAGGATATATCTCTAGTCAAAACATAAACAATACGTTTAAATTGGCTAATCACCAAAATCGTGACAATTAAATAACTAACAGCATTTATACTTTTGTCTACAACACTCGGTATGTTTAAAGTCTCAGCAAACAAAAGCAATAAAACAACGCTAACTGTTTCAAAATATCTGAATAACTGCTGTAGAAACTTATTAGTCAACTGATTAAGACTCCTAATTTATTAACTACTCAAGGCTTAAATGCGACGCTGCTTGCTGGAGGACAAAATATTACAAAAAAGCGATGCGTAGCGACCAGCTTGAATTTCTAGAGCATATTCTCTTTCTACTTTTTCAAGACCTTGATAGGATAACTTGTGACGACGTTCTTCATCTTCTAATAGCCAGACAATCCCTTGAGCTAAGTCTTGTGTATCATAAGCCGGAACTAAATAACCATTTTGTTGATGTCCAATCATGTCAGGTATACCGCCGATGTTAAAAGCAACGCAAGGTGTGCCACAAGCCATCGATTCCATAATGGTATTAGGCAAGTTATCTTCAGTAGAAGGTAAAACAAAGACATCCGCTGCCGAATAGACCATAGCTAGAGAAATATCATCATGTAATGTACCTAAATAATGAGTTTTGAAGCAGAGATCGAGAGATTTTTCGGCTTGAGAAGCACCAATAATCACTAACTCTAAATTATCTGGCGATTTTCTTAAGCTTAAACTTTGTAGGGCTTCTTGCAATAAATGGAACCCTTTTCTTTTATCACTTGTGACATTGAGAGAACCAAAAAGAATTAGTTGTTTATTTAAGGGTAATTGTAAAACTTCTCTAGCCAAATTTTGATTAATTGGTTTGTAGATTTTAGTATCAATTCCGTTGGGAATAACTTCAATTGGTAGATTTCTAAATAGGGAACTAGAATTTGCACATTTGCTCATCCATGAACTGGGTGCGACTATAGTTAGATCAAGATTTTTCCAGGCTTTAGTTTTGCGCTGCCATATCCAGCTAGATAGGTCGGAATTTTTGCTACTGTCTAGTTGTGGACAAGTACCACAGGATTCTGTGTAGCGATCGCATTCTTGACTGTAATGACAGCCACCTGTAAATGCCCACATATCATGCAGAGTCCAGACTAAAGGTTGCTTTAGTTTGCCAATTGTTTCTATGCATATATATCCAGCATTAATCCAATGTAAATTAATAATATTAGGAGCAATTTCCGCAACTTTACGAGTTACTGTATCTGGTAGCCATTGAGGAGAGAATGTTGTTTGTTTACGGTGAGGATAGCTTTTTAAAGGCATCGCATCAAGGCTAATTCTTGTTCCAGCTAAACTACGAATAAAATTGGTGTTGGGTGCTGCTACTGCTGGATCGCTACTCAATTTTTTTTGCACTAACATTTGAGATTTTATGCCGATGGTCTGTAAGCCTTGATGTAATCGGAAGGTAGCGCGGGCTGCACCACCTTCAATATCAGAAAAGCTTAAAATTAAAGGTTGAATGTTCATACAGTGATAGTGATCTAGTTATTAAGATTTATGCTTTAAATATCTTTTTCAGTTTATTTTTAATCCGTTTTGGCAAACTATAAGGATTGTAAACATATTTTTGTGTGAAAGCATCTGCGAGAGTGTCACGAATTATAAATGGTGGATGTTGAATCGGAAAATTTATAGCTTGAGTAGGAACATTAGCTCTAGGATCTTCCCTATTTAATGTGTTAGTCCCACTTTCATTAAAACCAATATTAGAGACAATATTGACATTAGGTATAATATTCATCAGGCTTTGCATCCACAGTGAAAATGTAAATTGATAAGCCCAACTAGTGTTTAATTTATCATAAGTAGAGTTAAAAATGTTAGTCCAAACATTAACTGCATAATCATCCTGCAATATATCGTAAAGCCAATTATTGTCTCTAACTAGAGGCCATTTTTTCATATCTACATCGTAATTTAGCCACACTCTTTTCCAAGTTGCCCATCCCCAACAGCGATTATATAGAGAAAAATAATAACTATCCTGAGTACGTCTATAACCTACTGGAGTATTATCTCCACAGATAGAAGCAATTCTAGTATCGTGTCTATAGAACTCTAGCATTTCCTGACAAAAGCGAAAAAATGTTGGGTGTGGCAAACAATCATCTTCTAAAATAATTGCTTCTTCCACTTGTTCAAATGCCCAATTTAAACCAGTGGAAATTCGATTTCTACATCCTAAATTGTGATTAGAGTAATTTTTTAAAACTTCACATTTCCAGTCTACTTGATCGATAATTGCCCGCGTATCAGTGCATTTCTCAAATTCCCCTGGTCTGTCTGGACGGAACCCGTCAGAAATCACTAATAGTTTTGGTGGCTGGGCTTGACGAATTGCTGCAAATACTTTTTTTGTAGTATCTGGGCGATTAAAGATAATCAAAATTACGGGGGTTTGAAATTTAAAATCTGACATATTTTTTCTCTAGCTAATTAATATGATGACTATCAAATAGTATAATTAGATATCTCTATTTGAGAATAGAAATATATTTTTAATAATTATAAATTCAATTTTGTTTTCATGACTTTTAACAAAGGTAACAACAGTAGTGATTTAGTTTGATAGATGAAAATTTTTCTGGTTGGTGAAAATAAAAAATTACTGGCATAAGATGCGAAAAATTGAGCAATTACTGTAGCTATCGCTGCTCCTAAACCATGATAAGTTTTAATGAAAAAATAATTTAAAACAACATTAATTATCGCGCCGATTGTAGTTGAGGCTAAAGCAAATTTCATAAAGCCTTCTGTGGTTGTCCACAAGCTTCTGACTAAACCTGATGAAACAAATACACCAGTCCATATATGAGTTGTTAATATTAATCCTGCTTCTTCATAACCTTTACCGTATAACAAATTGACTATGTCTTTAGATACAAAACAGACTGGTATAGCCACTGTATAGGATAATAATGACATTAATCCCAGTAGTTTTTCTAGACGCTGATAATAAAGATTTTCACTATTATTTTTTGCTTCTAAAATAGCCGGAAATGCTGAGTTAGCAATAGAAATAGGGATGAAATACCATAGTTCTGATATTTTTACAGCTGCGGAATAAATTCCCACGGCTTGGTCACCAATCATCTGACCTAACATAATCTGATCTATTCGCATATAGATCATAATGACAATACTAGAAAAAATCAGCGTCCAACTATCTTTAAGTAATTTTTTGGCATAATTAAAGTTATATCGCCATTTTTTGATAATATGACCCTGTAAGCGATATGCAAACACTAGTCCAACGGCTCCAAACCCAAGTTCAATTGACCAAATTCCAGCAAACATAATCAGAGGTGCTTGGGTTTGAATTAGGAATATTTTACCAATACTACTTAAAGCAAATGCTATCCCTCTAGCAAAAACTGTATATTTTGATTGTTGCTGAGATTGAAAGAAAAAATCAATTGTATCAAATGCTTGAAAAAGCGTGCCGATAGCTATAACTCCTACTAATAAACGAATAGAAATATCTCCAGGACGGAGTAGACCAATTCCATAAATTGTCAGTGTTAAAGTAACGAGACCGCCAATAAATTTGAGAATAAATGCAGTACCAAGAACTTGATTTTTATCCTGGGGGTCGCGGATAATATTGCGAATTGCAATTTGATCTAGTCCCAAGGTTGAGAGTGGAGTCAACATGGAAACGAAAGCTATCGCATAGTTATAGATACCAAACTTTTCTGGGCCTAAATAACGAGCCACCCAAAGTCCTACAAATAATCCCACACCCATTCTCAACATTTTATCTGCTAATAACCAAGCGGTGTTACCAGCAAATTTATATAAATTAGGACTTAATTTTGAGCTAATTGTAGATATTGTTTTTAACATTGTAAATAAACTTAGGGCTTGTAAATTTTGAATTTGATGGTTTTATTTTTACCAAGGCTTTGTAGAAATAATTTTTGGTTCCTATTCATAAATAGTTATTTTCTAAAATAACTAAAAATCTCATTTATATAACTCAACTTTTGGGCATTCTTGCTATTTACTTGATTATTTATTATGTGTTCACTAATATCGTTGGACTTTAAATCGACTGAAAAAGGATTCAAATAGTAGGAATATTTATCTGATTTAGTTTCCCAATTAAGACCATTTATAACAAGACCTAAAATATTTGATTTTGATTGATCTAAATATTTTTCAACAGTAGTAGCACTATTAATATCTATTATTCCTGGTCTTGCTACTAACAAAAGCCCATCTGTCATTTTTCCTAAAGTCAAAGCTTCAACACCTATTACTAATGGAGGGGCATCTATAATTACAAAATCATAATTTTGATAAAAATCTTCAATCAAGGAAACCATCCGTTTGGAATCAACTAGAGATAAAGGATTAAAAGGAATATCCCCGCTAGTCAATACATCTAAATTATCTATTCCTCGTTGTACAGCTGCCTCAAATTCTATTTGATCGACAATCACATCACTCAATCCGACTGTATTAGTGATATTCCATATCTGATGTTGCAATGGATGACGCATATTAGCATCTACTAATAAAACTTTACGACCTAATTGTGCGATCGCTGCTGCTAAATTTGCCGAAACTGTAGATTTACCTTCTTTGGGAACCGTGCTGGTGACTACAATCGCTTTTAGGGGTGGTTCTGAACTCAGAAATTTGAGATTAGCCTGGAGGATGCGATATATCTCTGCTATTTGCTGACCCTGTTTATCTAAAACTGGTAAATGTGAAATCGGCCATTCCACATTTTTACCCAAAATAAGATTTTTCTTTTTTGTCCAAGCAGGAATACTTGCCAGCAATGTATATTTAAATATTTTTTGAATTTCCCTGGTAGTTTTAATAGATTGATCTTGGATTTCTAGAATTATTATCATAGCTATACCTAAGATAAATCCTAATATAATTCCTAATGCAATACTGATAATTTTTTTACTATTAGAAGGTTTTTCAGGAACTATTGCTGGTTCTATAATTCTAGCTTTACTGGTATTTTTATTTTCTGTGACTCGTGTTTCCTGTAAATTCTCTAAAAGAACTGCATATGTAGACTGAGCAGCTTTCAATTTTCGTTCTAGTTCTCGCTGATCTTGCTCTAATTTTGGCAAAGTATCTAATTGTTTTTTATAACTAGCTTTTGAGCTATATAAAGCTTCTAATTGTTTCATCATACCTAATTTTTGTGTTTCTATATTGAGAAAATCATAAGTAATTTTTTGTTTTAGTTCTCCTATCTGCAAATTATTGATATCAATATTATTGTTATTACCAATAACCTGGCTAATCCGCTCTTTTAATACAGTTTTTATTGCTAGTTTTTTGGCTTTTAAGCTAACAATTACTGGGGTTGAATCTAAATATCGGCTTTGCTCTACAGCTAACTGTTCTTCTAATTTTTGTAGTTCTTTCAGCACTTGCTGTACTCCAGGAGATTCGGTAAGTGCAATTAAATTCATGGCTTGCTGAGGCTCTAAGTCTAATTTGTTTCTAAGTTCAACTGATCTGGCATTTGCACTTGCTAAGTCAGATTGAATCATACTGATTCTTTGATCTAAACTTGCAATCACCTCTACTGCTTTTTTTCCTTCTTCTTCTAGTGAGATAATCTGGTTATTTTCTTTGAACTGGCGCAGAGCTACTTCTGCTTTCTGAACAGTACTTTCACTAGTAGGAAGTTGTTTAGCAATAAACTCTCTAGCTAAAGTTGCTTCTGACCTATTTGTGAGAATATTTTCCTTGATATAAATACTCATTAGGTTGTTAACTATTGCGGCTGCTTCCTTTGGATTGCTACTTTTGTAAGAGATTTGCAGTACATCTGTGCCAGGAATATTCTTCAGTTTTAGTTGTTTTTTCAGTACTCCAGGTTTGATAGTAACTCCAGTTTTATCTTTAATTTTTAGTGTATTAATAGTCTTCTGCAAAAGTGGGCTAGAAGTAATTACTTCTATTTCTGTGCTGATAGGGTCTTTTTTATCTACCTGGACTTCTTGTGTTTCTTTGCCAAATCCTATAAGTGAAGAGGTACGATCTACTTTGAAAAGTAGCTCACCTTGTACTTCATAACTTGGCTTTTGAAAGTTACCAATCAATGTGAAAAAGATCACGATTATGCTGAATAAGCTTGCGGCTGCGGGGAAGCGTCGTTTTAGAATCTGCCAATACTGCTCAAAGTCTATTTCTTCTGTGTAATTGTTAGAGTTCATAGTTTTAAATAAGCAGTTTTAATATGCTCCTTCTTTGTTCAATACTACACTCACTGTTTTTAACAAAATTTGAAAATCTAACCACAGTGACCAGTTTTCAATATAGGTAAGATCAAGGTTGAGGACTTGTTCAAAATCTAAAATATCGGAACGTCCTGACACTTGCCACAACCCGGTGACACCAGGTAATATTTCTTGGCGAATTAAGTGCCGTGCAGAAAATTTATTGACATCTCTAGTTGGTAAGGGACGAGGACCAACTAGACTCATTTCTCCAAGTACAACATTAAATAGTTGTGGTAATTCATCTAAGCTATAACGACGGAGGAATCTACCTATACGAGTAACTCTTGGATCATCTTTAATTTTGAAGAGTATTCCATCTTTGGTTTGATTTAAAGCTTCTAATTCTTTTTGCATTTTTTCGGCATCGTTTCTCATGGTGCGGAATTTCCAGACTTTAAATTCTTTTCCATGTAATCCTATACGAGTTTGTCGATAAAATGCTGAACCTGGAGAATCTAGTTTAATGGCTATGGCAATGGCTAGATAAATGGGAAAGGTAAAGATAAGAAATAAGCAAGCAAAACAAAAATCGAAAATTCTTTTTAACCAAAAGTCTTTACCTGTAATTGCG contains the following coding sequences:
- a CDS encoding endo-1,4-beta-xylanase, which codes for MFKRRHILKLGLGSLFGIGTLALGRAKCLSKKIEALDNPNRKFTVIGTTSLKERAAAKGLFYGAAVRINSLSSDKQFIANFVEECAILVPEWDLKWTSLRPNASSFKFTYADSLAKFAQAHGMLLRGHTLVWEQSLPKWFWQDVNSGNVVQILQQHIQTVVGRYAGQIHSWDVVNEAIHINDGRTDGLRNTRWLQLMGPDYINIAFQMAAKADPQALLVYNEYGLDYDSRDDDAKRLAVLRLLEGLKSKGTPIHALGIQAHLKGDSTFFNPQKFRSFLREVAALGLKIIITELDVLDKNLPEDIKKRDRIVAAAYEEYLTAALQEPAVIGVLTWGLSDRYTWLAEDNSSGKLLPLPFSLRPLPLDADYNRKLAWNAIARAFDSAPRRQSEVGEFILK
- a CDS encoding glycosyltransferase family 2 protein; this encodes MSDFKFQTPVILIIFNRPDTTKKVFAAIRQAQPPKLLVISDGFRPDRPGEFEKCTDTRAIIDQVDWKCEVLKNYSNHNLGCRNRISTGLNWAFEQVEEAIILEDDCLPHPTFFRFCQEMLEFYRHDTRIASICGDNTPVGYRRTQDSYYFSLYNRCWGWATWKRVWLNYDVDMKKWPLVRDNNWLYDILQDDYAVNVWTNIFNSTYDKLNTSWAYQFTFSLWMQSLMNIIPNVNIVSNIGFNESGTNTLNREDPRANVPTQAINFPIQHPPFIIRDTLADAFTQKYVYNPYSLPKRIKNKLKKIFKA
- a CDS encoding O-antigen ligase → MTNKFLQQLFRYFETVSVVLLLLFAETLNIPSVVDKSINAVSYLIVTILVISQFKRIVYVLTRDISLLLLVMIAVLSNLWSEAIDVTSIQSRSLLRTTFFAAYLASRYSPRELISLLSSTISISIITSFAASIAIPSFGTGVVNGKLTWKGIYAFKQYLARFMAIGSLVFLMKILDKKYNTWLAFLGLVSSLILILQSQSKTALILFIFSLLVLPIFTILKQSAGIRLISLLIFATIFSSIVTIISLNLEFILVDLLGKDMELNGRIPVWTLVIEKALERRWFGYGYAAFWYSDEAYYIVKNSWASLSVGNEVSRFHSHNGFVDLFTQLGFVGLGLFIINLINLFNRLIKIIIITKTLESFWMLQVLLIKIILNTVELITILSPSNIFWILYVYIALSSAVWYRRLCNNQPAM
- a CDS encoding glycosyltransferase family 2 protein, with amino-acid sequence MNNANIAVIMTCYNRREITLVCLHALYQQNIPLDVYLVDDGSSDGTSNSVQSAYPEVNILLGNGSLFWGGGMRLAFAEALKHNYQFYIWLNDDTVLAPDAINKLLQIYQNLAQQGYQDTIIVGSTQDPITGKATYGGAVRSQRWYSNKFEFVPPSEEPQQCDTMYGNCVLISHLVTEKIGNLDPAFVHTFGDLDYGLRAKKSGCTVWTAPGYIGTCSKNSVRDSWADSKLPIHKRLQKVTQIKAFPVGPWTIFTRRHSGVFWYFYWFLPYIRAIIGYKNLQASATFSDD
- a CDS encoding glycosyltransferase, which produces MRLLIVSTLDSDQPFGAFTRPFYLGQYLAKQFDLCQLGLNCASVDYAKSTSVGSRSLSAYVHKIQEYITEFSPDIIYAQETLPGIAALIAVTLSRYKKCQLVFDFHTLSAFEYWTRLATTTNKLQEFKQFIKTYLAQGVLLFANCSIIAASAATVKMIPQWYPTRLNHNIYSVGNGVSEDLLQAPFISTPDPYEHLRPAKIAVVIAPKTYQFPTNDMSVDMTIQIAKYLQYQVEDIHFVVIGRNAEDLISSLPKNITFIGFLPSRSDFIAHLVHTDICLLPFPETAVAGGARNKALDYLAVKKLVISTWEGLRGLEEFRHQEHLLVTGYAVEEFANTVKEAVTNLQNYQPLVENAYSLIQSKYSWQSMADRVAEVFNNHIK
- a CDS encoding glycosyltransferase family 4 protein, whose translation is MNIQPLILSFSDIEGGAARATFRLHQGLQTIGIKSQMLVQKKLSSDPAVAAPNTNFIRSLAGTRISLDAMPLKSYPHRKQTTFSPQWLPDTVTRKVAEIAPNIINLHWINAGYICIETIGKLKQPLVWTLHDMWAFTGGCHYSQECDRYTESCGTCPQLDSSKNSDLSSWIWQRKTKAWKNLDLTIVAPSSWMSKCANSSSLFRNLPIEVIPNGIDTKIYKPINQNLAREVLQLPLNKQLILFGSLNVTSDKRKGFHLLQEALQSLSLRKSPDNLELVIIGASQAEKSLDLCFKTHYLGTLHDDISLAMVYSAADVFVLPSTEDNLPNTIMESMACGTPCVAFNIGGIPDMIGHQQNGYLVPAYDTQDLAQGIVWLLEDEERRHKLSYQGLEKVEREYALEIQAGRYASLFCNILSSSKQRRI
- a CDS encoding flippase; this translates as MLKTISTISSKLSPNLYKFAGNTAWLLADKMLRMGVGLFVGLWVARYLGPEKFGIYNYAIAFVSMLTPLSTLGLDQIAIRNIIRDPQDKNQVLGTAFILKFIGGLVTLTLTIYGIGLLRPGDISIRLLVGVIAIGTLFQAFDTIDFFFQSQQQSKYTVFARGIAFALSSIGKIFLIQTQAPLIMFAGIWSIELGFGAVGLVFAYRLQGHIIKKWRYNFNYAKKLLKDSWTLIFSSIVIMIYMRIDQIMLGQMIGDQAVGIYSAAVKISELWYFIPISIANSAFPAILEAKNNSENLYYQRLEKLLGLMSLLSYTVAIPVCFVSKDIVNLLYGKGYEEAGLILTTHIWTGVFVSSGLVRSLWTTTEGFMKFALASTTIGAIINVVLNYFFIKTYHGLGAAIATVIAQFFASYASNFLFSPTRKIFIYQTKSLLLLPLLKVMKTKLNL
- a CDS encoding WecB/TagA/CpsF family glycosyltransferase, whose translation is MDKTFYNFLGIHAQALTINELNLLIGAAVKQNQKWIIANHNLHSLYLYHHQKKMQTFYAKADYTHIDGMALVLLGQRLGLPLQREHRVTYADWVWTLMTEAHQQKWRIFYLGSKPGVAETGANILRDKFPGLEIKTNHGYIDSNSESPENQEILSQITAYQPHILMVGMGMPRQENWILDNLEQICANVILPSGACIDYVAGAIPTPPRWMGRLGFEWLYRLLSEPKRLWKRYLVEPWFILKLFLQEFLTKQLKIN